From Ruminococcus sp. HUN007, a single genomic window includes:
- a CDS encoding leucine-rich repeat protein gives MKLEIENGVLKKLDIVYFSDFDLDIVIPYGVTKIGYQAFEYGCRVKSITIPDTVTEIDDDAYR, from the coding sequence TTGAAACTTGAAATAGAAAACGGCGTGCTAAAAAAATTAGATATTGTATACTTCAGTGACTTCGACCTTGATATCGTTATTCCATATGGTGTGACAAAAATCGGGTATCAAGCATTTGAGTATGGGTGTCGGGTTAAAAGCATAACGATACCTGACACAGTGACTGAGATCGATGACGATGCATATCGGTAA
- a CDS encoding ABC transporter permease — protein MLRRKMLRDIKANFAQFFSIMLLSLIAMWCYTGFQANVIGGNKARSDFESSSNFADGWIYGSDFSEEQEEKIEEISGIKDVQRRTEVLGKADEKYNTAEMYCYFQNDKVVTIPRTTEGADFDANDEDGLWLFSRFAETWGIKVGDKFTVHVMGLDIEKKVKGLVVTPEYEFACASTDTDSDFHNIGFAYLSQKVLPEEMRINNEIIFTCDEKALSYEDAIAKALDDNYAFLADRNSIRGWYQLSDELAQHDSFSYIFSFVFVAIALLVIITAMKRMITQQRTQIGTLNALGMKKRKIMFHYLSYSFVLSVTGCALGIILGIYTLGRLMVNMFSQFYTLPDWQSGFSYKSIIVAAVLVLICTGTSYFSCSQILKIHPSEALRPAAAKSAKPCVFEKLPFWDKLNFNARYNLRDISRSKMRAFMGVFGTCMGMMIMELGLGAYDTVDYVREWYFHDIQNYEYQVILNDSCTIEQAEKLKEENDGELVAMEAVSIAAKDHPTSDGIISCKLAVTEGEQLYCVSDTELNTKPVPRGTVALTMKQARKLGLSEGDNVYWKTATGDKWNESKIGLISRHPNITGITMMREDYEKAGMTFRPVMMVSEDNCEKAADNKCVSAVHSMTDLIEAFDKMMEIMNLLVYFMVLFSVLLIVIVLYNSGNLSFNEREKEFATLKVLGFKSGAIRKLLSTQNLWLSIIGCICGLPLGHVPLQAMMDSNGDAVDWPCYLAPSTYIISAAFVMTVSVLVSFLFSRRIKKIDMVEVLKGME, from the coding sequence ATGCTAAGAAGAAAAATGCTTCGTGACATAAAGGCGAACTTTGCACAGTTCTTTTCGATCATGCTGCTTTCACTGATAGCTATGTGGTGCTATACCGGATTTCAGGCAAATGTAATTGGCGGCAACAAAGCAAGAAGTGATTTCGAAAGCAGTTCGAATTTTGCTGACGGCTGGATATACGGATCTGATTTCAGCGAAGAACAGGAAGAGAAAATCGAAGAAATAAGCGGTATTAAGGACGTACAGCGACGCACTGAAGTGCTTGGAAAAGCAGATGAAAAGTACAACACTGCGGAAATGTACTGTTATTTTCAGAATGATAAAGTTGTGACGATCCCTCGCACTACAGAAGGTGCAGATTTCGATGCAAATGACGAAGACGGTTTATGGCTGTTCAGCAGATTTGCAGAAACATGGGGAATTAAAGTCGGCGATAAATTCACAGTTCATGTAATGGGCCTTGATATTGAAAAGAAAGTAAAGGGCCTTGTTGTTACACCTGAATATGAATTTGCGTGTGCTTCGACTGATACAGATTCGGACTTTCATAACATCGGTTTCGCCTATTTGTCTCAGAAAGTTTTGCCTGAAGAAATGCGCATAAACAACGAGATAATATTTACCTGTGACGAAAAAGCACTGAGCTATGAAGACGCAATTGCCAAAGCCCTTGATGATAATTACGCTTTTCTTGCTGACCGAAACAGTATCAGAGGCTGGTATCAGCTTTCAGATGAACTTGCACAGCACGACAGCTTTTCGTATATATTCTCATTTGTATTCGTTGCTATCGCACTTCTTGTTATCATTACGGCCATGAAACGAATGATAACACAGCAGAGAACGCAGATAGGTACACTTAACGCGCTCGGAATGAAAAAGCGTAAGATAATGTTCCATTATCTCAGTTACAGTTTTGTGCTTTCAGTAACAGGATGCGCACTTGGCATTATCCTTGGTATTTATACACTCGGCAGGCTTATGGTTAATATGTTCAGTCAGTTCTATACTCTTCCTGACTGGCAGTCGGGATTCAGCTACAAGAGCATAATTGTCGCAGCTGTTCTCGTTCTGATATGCACAGGAACATCATATTTCAGCTGCAGTCAGATACTTAAGATCCATCCGTCGGAAGCACTCAGACCTGCAGCGGCAAAATCTGCAAAACCATGTGTTTTTGAGAAACTTCCTTTCTGGGACAAACTGAATTTCAATGCAAGATACAATCTCAGAGATATTTCCCGTTCAAAAATGCGTGCTTTCATGGGTGTTTTCGGTACCTGCATGGGTATGATGATAATGGAACTCGGACTTGGTGCCTATGATACAGTTGATTATGTACGTGAATGGTATTTCCATGATATACAGAATTATGAGTATCAGGTGATCCTCAATGACAGCTGCACTATCGAACAGGCGGAAAAATTAAAAGAAGAAAATGACGGCGAACTTGTCGCTATGGAAGCTGTATCAATTGCAGCGAAAGACCATCCGACTTCCGATGGTATTATAAGCTGTAAACTAGCAGTCACTGAGGGAGAACAGCTGTACTGCGTGTCCGATACAGAACTTAATACAAAGCCTGTTCCAAGAGGTACTGTTGCGCTTACTATGAAACAGGCAAGAAAACTTGGGCTTTCTGAGGGAGATAACGTGTACTGGAAAACAGCGACTGGTGATAAGTGGAATGAAAGTAAGATTGGACTTATCTCTCGTCATCCGAATATAACAGGTATCACTATGATGCGTGAGGACTATGAAAAGGCAGGAATGACATTCAGACCGGTTATGATGGTATCTGAAGATAACTGCGAAAAAGCAGCTGATAATAAGTGCGTTTCCGCTGTACACAGTATGACAGACCTGATAGAAGCTTTTGACAAGATGATGGAGATAATGAATCTTCTTGTGTACTTCATGGTGTTATTCTCAGTTCTTCTGATAGTTATAGTTCTCTATAATTCTGGAAATCTTTCATTCAATGAACGCGAAAAGGAATTCGCAACTCTTAAAGTGCTTGGCTTCAAGAGCGGTGCGATCCGTAAACTGCTCTCTACACAGAACCTGTGGTTATCGATTATAGGCTGTATCTGCGGACTTCCTCTCGGACATGTACCGCTGCAGGCTATGATGGACTCTAACGGTGATGCAGTTGACTGGCCGTGTTATTTAGCCCCGTCTACATATATTATCTCAGCAGCGTTTGTTATGACTGTATCTGTTCTTGTAAGCTTCCTGTTCTCACGCAGAATTAAGAAGATAGATATGGTTGAAGTTCTTAAAGGTATGGAATAA
- a CDS encoding class I SAM-dependent methyltransferase, with product MSFTDNFGNPKGLLGRMMLVSMDREHLPMAQWALEQIKIPENGKVADLGCGGGYNIKRMLEMSPKAKFIGLDISDESVKKAQKVNNGYLGKRVKIVKGSAEKLPFKHNTIDLITAFETVFFWKKPEKAFKEVYRSLVTDGCFAVINNYGDPNVDWEKKVPCMTRYTAEQIVTMLKTAGFADISVNKKDNLFLVMGYKK from the coding sequence ATGAGCTTTACAGATAATTTCGGAAATCCAAAAGGACTTCTCGGTCGAATGATGCTGGTCAGCATGGACAGGGAGCACTTGCCGATGGCACAGTGGGCGCTTGAACAGATAAAAATACCTGAAAACGGCAAGGTTGCAGATTTAGGCTGCGGCGGAGGCTACAACATCAAGCGAATGCTTGAAATGAGTCCCAAAGCAAAGTTTATCGGGCTTGATATCTCCGATGAAAGCGTAAAAAAAGCGCAGAAGGTCAATAATGGTTATCTTGGTAAGCGTGTGAAAATTGTCAAGGGCAGTGCAGAAAAACTGCCTTTCAAACATAACACTATAGACCTTATCACAGCTTTTGAGACGGTTTTCTTCTGGAAAAAGCCAGAAAAAGCATTTAAGGAGGTATACCGTTCGCTTGTTACAGACGGTTGCTTTGCAGTTATTAATAATTACGGTGATCCAAATGTTGACTGGGAAAAGAAAGTTCCATGCATGACCAGATACACCGCAGAGCAGATAGTAACTATGCTGAAAACAGCTGGATTTGCTGATATATCAGTAAATAAGAAAGATAATCTGTTTTTAGTTATGGGATATAAGAAATAA
- a CDS encoding DUF6796 family protein produces MKTFNDIGIENNLDWKRIRKLFIIGLIGGCMTFVGDWILGYGMYDESLTGLEMKLSQYLVLSDTQLFWSAFLGLIGISLEGLCYFGIYRLIASGSEKHAHVFRSGVFGYMLFAACGVHVPCLSTVYFYNHMMQESPDAAYALTVKFASFFLLPAMILFLIFFFIMSAAQISAFAKGFTPYPKWCWIFSMAVGMAVTMLLKLAGNHAVVNGLTAAWISIGNIWMFGGLLLTMKFAQREKAEL; encoded by the coding sequence ATGAAAACATTTAATGACATCGGAATCGAAAATAATCTTGACTGGAAGCGTATCCGCAAACTGTTTATTATTGGACTGATTGGCGGCTGTATGACCTTTGTTGGTGACTGGATTCTTGGCTATGGCATGTACGATGAAAGTCTGACTGGACTGGAAATGAAACTGTCACAGTATCTTGTTTTATCGGATACTCAGCTGTTCTGGTCGGCTTTTCTTGGACTGATTGGTATTTCGCTGGAGGGGCTCTGTTATTTCGGTATCTACAGGCTGATTGCTTCAGGCAGCGAAAAACATGCTCATGTATTCAGAAGCGGTGTATTCGGCTATATGCTGTTTGCAGCATGTGGTGTTCATGTTCCGTGCCTTTCGACAGTTTATTTCTATAACCACATGATGCAGGAAAGTCCGGATGCAGCATATGCTCTTACCGTAAAATTCGCATCGTTCTTTCTGCTGCCTGCTATGATATTGTTCCTGATATTCTTCTTTATCATGAGCGCTGCTCAGATCAGTGCATTTGCAAAAGGATTTACACCATATCCAAAATGGTGCTGGATATTCTCAATGGCAGTTGGTATGGCTGTGACAATGTTGTTGAAATTGGCGGGTAATCACGCCGTTGTAAACGGTCTGACCGCTGCGTGGATCAGTATCGGTAACATCTGGATGTTCGGTGGCTTGCTGCTGACTATGAAGTTTGCTCAGAGGGAAAAAGCTGAATTGTAA
- a CDS encoding ATP-binding protein — protein sequence MIHRTAQDALLRLAGQFPVIGVTGPRQSGKSTLAKAAFPNKRYVTFDDKNMRELAKANPSDFISAFPDGAIIDEAQKVPEIFDALKMHVDNTEYTPGKFILTGSSQFRLRQNMTDSMAGRAAFLKLLPFSAKELVDAGVCPQNPYDVIFGGQYPPLYDPEKHFNPDDWYENYIDTYLDLDVKDQINPDNLSTFKKFIQICAVYSGQLLSMDSIARDVGVSAPTIKTWLSILETSFIIHFLEPDTNNLGKSIVKTPKLYFVDSGLLCHLLRLESKEELLLSRHKGGAVETFAVSELLKYRMNQGKKPNMTFFRDKKGFEVDTIADWKHTFAIEIKSSNAPEAKLSANTKKYLEMRNDENARNAVFYLGDISMTINGTNYVSWKEWSSFLE from the coding sequence ATGATTCATAGAACTGCTCAGGATGCATTGCTGAGACTTGCTGGACAATTTCCGGTAATAGGAGTTACCGGACCGAGACAAAGCGGAAAATCAACATTAGCTAAAGCTGCATTTCCGAATAAAAGATATGTTACTTTCGATGATAAGAATATGCGCGAACTTGCTAAAGCAAATCCGTCTGATTTTATATCTGCTTTTCCTGATGGCGCCATCATAGATGAAGCACAAAAAGTGCCTGAGATATTTGATGCCCTGAAGATGCACGTTGATAATACAGAATACACACCCGGAAAGTTTATCCTGACCGGTTCCAGTCAATTTAGATTAAGACAGAACATGACTGACAGTATGGCTGGACGAGCAGCCTTCTTAAAGTTGCTTCCTTTTTCTGCAAAAGAGCTTGTTGATGCTGGCGTATGTCCGCAAAATCCATATGATGTTATCTTCGGAGGTCAGTATCCGCCGTTATATGATCCTGAAAAGCATTTCAATCCAGATGACTGGTATGAAAACTATATCGACACTTATCTTGATCTTGATGTTAAGGATCAGATCAATCCTGATAACCTTTCAACATTCAAAAAATTCATTCAAATATGTGCTGTATACAGCGGTCAGCTTCTTTCAATGGACAGTATAGCAAGAGATGTAGGAGTTTCCGCGCCTACAATAAAAACATGGCTTTCGATACTTGAAACTTCGTTTATCATTCATTTTCTTGAACCTGATACAAACAATCTTGGCAAAAGTATTGTTAAAACGCCAAAGCTGTATTTTGTAGACTCTGGCCTTCTCTGTCATCTTCTTCGACTTGAATCAAAAGAAGAATTGCTTCTCAGTCGTCATAAAGGGGGAGCTGTTGAAACATTTGCTGTTTCGGAATTGTTGAAGTACCGAATGAATCAGGGAAAAAAGCCTAATATGACATTTTTTCGTGACAAAAAGGGCTTTGAAGTGGATACTATTGCTGACTGGAAGCATACCTTTGCAATCGAGATCAAAAGTTCCAATGCTCCTGAAGCCAAGCTTTCAGCCAATACAAAGAAATATCTTGAGATGAGAAATGACGAAAATGCTCGAAATGCCGTGTTTTATCTCGGAGATATTAGTATGACTATCAATGGAACTAATTATGTTTCATGGAAAGAATGGAGTAGTTTTCTTGAATAA
- a CDS encoding acyl-CoA thioester hydrolase/BAAT C-terminal domain-containing protein, with the protein MIRTTVKNEGFEGILFDGNGQKNKIVIVMSGSNGGMRLTRTEAEFYHRNGIPALALALFKTKQTQKNLDRVPVEYVERAVKWLKNQGYQKIAIDGTSKGSEMALIAASMFSDISCVIARVPSYFVSEGLIVNGASKSPSGTSCWSYHGKELPYAPYRSRTFDFKTMLKKEKEFHILTFNKNKVVTPETIIPIGKIKGPVLFISSRHDVVWESYKSSVIMDHHLTDISFPYKHKHIAFPYLSHAVITKGSLFFRLGFKSEKEHPKQCAEEREKLKKLLINWVQNEW; encoded by the coding sequence ATGATTAGAACCACTGTTAAGAATGAAGGCTTTGAAGGAATATTGTTCGACGGGAACGGTCAGAAGAATAAGATTGTTATTGTTATGTCAGGTTCAAACGGCGGAATGAGGCTGACAAGAACTGAAGCAGAGTTTTATCACAGGAACGGAATTCCTGCACTTGCACTTGCTCTTTTTAAGACTAAACAAACTCAGAAAAATCTTGACAGGGTACCTGTTGAGTATGTAGAAAGAGCAGTAAAGTGGCTGAAAAATCAGGGGTATCAGAAAATAGCCATTGACGGTACATCAAAAGGCAGTGAAATGGCTTTGATTGCAGCTTCTATGTTTTCAGATATTTCGTGTGTTATTGCCCGCGTACCATCCTATTTTGTCAGTGAAGGACTGATAGTCAATGGTGCTTCAAAGTCTCCGTCAGGAACATCGTGCTGGAGCTATCACGGCAAGGAACTGCCGTATGCACCGTACAGATCAAGAACATTTGATTTCAAAACTATGCTGAAAAAGGAAAAGGAGTTTCATATACTGACTTTTAACAAAAATAAAGTCGTTACTCCTGAAACAATCATTCCGATTGGAAAAATCAAGGGACCGGTTCTTTTTATTTCGTCCAGACATGATGTTGTCTGGGAGTCATATAAAAGCAGCGTAATAATGGATCATCACTTAACGGATATCTCATTTCCTTACAAACATAAGCATATCGCGTTTCCGTATTTGAGTCACGCAGTGATAACAAAAGGTTCGCTTTTCTTCAGGCTCGGTTTCAAAAGTGAAAAGGAGCATCCGAAACAGTGTGCGGAAGAGCGTGAAAAATTAAAGAAACTGCTGATTAACTGGGTACAAAATGAATGGTAA
- a CDS encoding ABC transporter ATP-binding protein — protein MAATVEFKDVVKIYGKGEGKQVAVDHVSFTIEEGEFVVILGQSGAGKSTVLNMLGGMDVPTEGKVFVDGKEISSYNDKKLSEYRADTIGFIFQFYNLLPGLTAYENVALVKDIKKSALSPDDMLERVGLADQKNKFPTQMSGGQQQRVSIARALAKNPKIILGDEPTGALDSETGKLVIDLLQKLSTEHGNTVILVTHNADIAKCANRIIHMRNGKIKSIKTNENPLSVNDIEW, from the coding sequence ATGGCAGCAACAGTTGAATTTAAGGATGTAGTGAAAATCTACGGAAAGGGCGAAGGAAAGCAGGTCGCAGTAGACCATGTCAGCTTTACCATTGAAGAAGGTGAGTTCGTGGTCATACTCGGACAGTCAGGTGCAGGAAAGTCCACTGTTCTGAATATGCTTGGTGGTATGGACGTTCCTACAGAAGGAAAAGTCTTTGTTGACGGTAAGGAAATATCCTCATACAACGACAAAAAGCTTTCTGAGTACCGTGCAGATACTATCGGCTTTATTTTTCAGTTCTACAATCTGCTTCCTGGGCTTACGGCATATGAAAATGTCGCTCTTGTAAAGGATATAAAGAAATCTGCTCTTAGTCCGGATGATATGCTTGAACGCGTAGGCCTTGCAGACCAGAAGAATAAATTCCCGACTCAGATGTCAGGTGGTCAGCAGCAGAGAGTATCAATTGCACGAGCTCTTGCAAAGAACCCTAAGATAATCCTCGGTGATGAACCTACTGGTGCGCTTGATTCCGAAACAGGTAAACTGGTTATTGATTTGCTGCAAAAGCTGTCAACAGAGCACGGGAACACCGTTATTCTTGTTACGCATAATGCAGATATTGCGAAGTGTGCGAACCGTATCATTCACATGAGAAACGGAAAGATAAAGTCAATAAAGACAAATGAGAATCCGCTGTCCGTAAATGATATAGAATGGTGA
- a CDS encoding alpha/beta hydrolase yields the protein MKFDKQDKVVIAPDAMNNPLYKLTKAIVKAAKIKDNLVGSKEEVLAKAAKMNAKNRSFFMPEDSKAHYTDHLIQGRFHCLEVDIDKARRKNAVLFVFGGGMILGSDNGDVGLSRKIAETVNADVWFPYYPLCHEHDMLENVQMLYECYTKMLSFYKPENIVFLGFSSGGALMLDLITYINELNDNGSSVPMPGMLIPLSPGSVPVTDAEKAAIKKLDKIDIMIPASYMYTAREIMCHGRDIPDKYLATAHGDFRNAPFTHFYYGSSETLFAFAPSYAESYRKAGARCMIHVGKGMHHCYALQYFIPGCKPAFNEIMMIIKKYFRKRGKDNG from the coding sequence CAAAGGCTATAGTGAAGGCTGCAAAGATAAAGGACAACCTTGTTGGCTCAAAAGAAGAAGTACTGGCAAAAGCTGCGAAAATGAATGCGAAGAACCGCAGCTTTTTCATGCCTGAAGACAGCAAAGCTCATTACACCGACCATTTGATTCAGGGAAGGTTTCATTGCCTTGAAGTTGATATTGATAAAGCGCGTAGAAAGAATGCTGTGCTTTTTGTATTCGGCGGAGGAATGATACTTGGTTCCGACAATGGTGATGTGGGACTTTCAAGGAAAATCGCAGAAACTGTTAATGCTGATGTGTGGTTTCCGTATTATCCTCTTTGTCATGAACACGATATGCTTGAGAATGTGCAGATGTTATATGAGTGCTATACTAAAATGCTGTCTTTCTACAAGCCTGAAAATATCGTATTTCTTGGATTTTCATCCGGCGGAGCACTTATGCTTGACCTTATCACATACATAAATGAACTGAACGACAACGGCAGCAGTGTTCCAATGCCGGGAATGCTGATACCGTTATCTCCGGGCAGCGTACCTGTTACTGATGCGGAAAAAGCAGCGATAAAGAAACTCGACAAAATAGATATCATGATCCCGGCCAGCTATATGTATACCGCACGTGAAATCATGTGTCATGGCAGAGATATTCCTGATAAATATCTTGCAACAGCTCATGGAGATTTTAGAAATGCTCCGTTTACGCATTTTTATTACGGCAGTTCCGAAACACTGTTTGCTTTTGCGCCGAGTTATGCGGAGAGCTACAGAAAAGCCGGTGCCAGGTGCATGATCCATGTAGGAAAAGGAATGCATCACTGCTATGCACTTCAGTATTTTATTCCTGGGTGTAAACCTGCGTTTAATGAGATTATGATGATCATAAAAAAATATTTCAGAAAAAGAGGAAAAGATAATGGATAA
- a CDS encoding ABC transporter ATP-binding protein has product MKTENNPKIMKILNEYAGGHRHLITIGRVLAAVSAFMGLVPFYDLWKIIRVAVKGEDLSEISKIAWQAVLITVGALLVYIAALFCTHIAAFRVQANMRSRLMRRIITLPLGVFDEDGTGKIRRTVNESTAATETFIAHNLPDKAVAAATPVGLLILLAAFNWKLGLICLIPAVIGFAFMMSMMGNDMKEKMAEYQNALDTMSSEATEYVRGIPVVKVFSQSVFSFRRFKEAIDGFGKWATDYTLMLRFPMTMFMTSINAVFAFLVAGAYALSKGSVTPELILDVMYYIIVTPLLTVTLTKIAYSGEQEMIVADALKRIDSILEITPLEDTSSSEHPKDNSVELVNVGYKYKDAAEYAVKDLNLKIGSGEHIALVGPSGGGKTTTAELIARFFDVTEGKITVGGADIRNIPQDELMRNVSFVFQDSRLLKTSILENVRLSNPDTSEEEVMKALETAQCMDIIEKMPDGIHTVIGEKGTYLSGGEGQRIAIARAVLKNAPIIILDEATAFADPDNETKVQAAFSELAKGKTVIMIAHRLSTVVNSDCIYVLKEGSICEHGTHSELMEQNGLYRQMFDEYNRSVNWKVGA; this is encoded by the coding sequence ATGAAAACCGAAAACAATCCGAAAATCATGAAAATACTGAACGAGTATGCAGGCGGACACCGGCATCTTATTACGATCGGACGTGTGCTTGCGGCGGTCAGTGCTTTTATGGGGCTTGTTCCTTTTTATGATTTGTGGAAGATAATCCGTGTTGCTGTAAAAGGTGAAGATCTTTCCGAGATATCAAAGATAGCCTGGCAGGCAGTTCTTATAACAGTCGGTGCTCTGCTTGTCTATATTGCCGCACTGTTCTGTACGCATATAGCTGCATTCCGTGTTCAGGCTAATATGAGAAGCAGACTTATGCGCCGCATAATTACACTGCCTCTTGGTGTGTTTGATGAGGACGGAACAGGAAAAATACGCAGAACGGTTAATGAATCAACTGCCGCTACGGAAACTTTTATAGCACACAATCTTCCGGATAAAGCTGTTGCTGCTGCAACTCCAGTAGGATTGCTTATTCTTCTTGCTGCATTCAACTGGAAACTCGGACTTATCTGTCTAATACCAGCTGTTATCGGATTTGCATTCATGATGAGCATGATGGGCAATGATATGAAGGAGAAGATGGCAGAATATCAGAATGCTCTTGATACTATGAGCAGCGAGGCCACCGAATATGTCCGCGGAATCCCTGTTGTAAAGGTGTTCAGTCAGTCGGTATTTTCGTTCCGCCGTTTCAAGGAAGCTATAGACGGTTTCGGTAAATGGGCGACTGATTATACACTTATGCTCCGTTTTCCAATGACGATGTTCATGACTTCGATTAATGCGGTTTTTGCGTTTCTCGTTGCCGGAGCGTATGCTCTTTCAAAGGGCAGTGTCACTCCGGAGCTTATTCTTGACGTGATGTACTACATAATTGTTACACCTTTGCTTACCGTAACTCTTACCAAGATTGCCTATTCCGGTGAGCAGGAAATGATCGTTGCTGATGCACTTAAGCGTATAGACAGTATTCTTGAGATCACACCACTGGAAGATACGTCATCATCAGAGCATCCGAAGGACAATTCCGTTGAACTTGTAAATGTAGGCTATAAGTACAAGGATGCGGCTGAGTACGCTGTCAAGGATCTTAACTTAAAGATAGGCAGCGGAGAGCATATCGCCCTTGTCGGACCTTCGGGCGGAGGTAAAACTACTACCGCTGAACTTATTGCAAGATTCTTTGACGTAACTGAAGGAAAAATAACGGTCGGAGGAGCCGATATACGAAACATTCCGCAGGATGAGCTTATGAGAAATGTATCATTTGTATTTCAGGACAGTCGTCTTTTAAAGACTTCTATTCTGGAAAATGTACGTTTGTCGAATCCTGATACAAGCGAGGAAGAGGTAATGAAGGCTCTTGAAACTGCTCAGTGCATGGATATTATTGAAAAAATGCCTGACGGAATACATACTGTCATCGGCGAAAAGGGAACATATCTTTCCGGCGGTGAGGGACAGCGTATCGCAATTGCCAGAGCGGTTCTTAAAAATGCTCCGATAATAATTCTCGATGAAGCGACAGCGTTTGCTGATCCTGACAATGAAACAAAGGTGCAGGCAGCATTTTCCGAACTTGCAAAGGGCAAGACAGTAATAATGATAGCTCACAGACTGAGCACAGTCGTAAATTCTGACTGCATTTACGTACTGAAAGAAGGCAGTATCTGCGAACATGGTACACATTCCGAACTTATGGAACAGAATGGCCTGTACAGACAGATGTTTGATGAATATAACCGCTCAGTAAACTGGAAGGTAGGTGCTTAA
- a CDS encoding class I SAM-dependent methyltransferase — MSANYKNWVPNGMIKGLTAGTVVLGAGTAALLCTKMNPALKTVLAGTAGAGTLVFGAMTAWSVYAHDKFSYDGKRQLSREIVEGTAKYFTLPEGGIGLDVGCGSGALTIACAKRNPHGRMIGIDRWGKEYASFSQKLCEENSDSEGVANTEFHQGDACKLDFPDEYFDAVTSNYVYHNITGVNKQSLLRETLRVLKKGGTFAIHDIMSESRYGNMRQFVDELYDEGYEAVELIDTTNGMFMTKGEAKILGLSGSSLLVGKK, encoded by the coding sequence ATGAGTGCAAATTATAAGAACTGGGTGCCAAACGGAATGATAAAGGGATTGACTGCAGGAACTGTAGTTTTAGGTGCAGGAACAGCTGCTTTGCTTTGTACCAAGATGAATCCTGCACTTAAAACTGTACTTGCTGGTACAGCCGGAGCAGGTACACTTGTATTTGGAGCTATGACGGCCTGGAGTGTTTATGCTCACGATAAATTCTCCTATGACGGCAAGCGTCAGCTTTCCAGAGAAATAGTCGAGGGAACTGCTAAATATTTTACACTTCCTGAAGGCGGTATCGGACTTGATGTTGGCTGCGGAAGCGGTGCTCTGACTATTGCCTGCGCTAAGAGAAATCCTCATGGCAGAATGATCGGAATCGATCGGTGGGGCAAGGAGTATGCTTCATTCAGCCAAAAACTTTGTGAGGAAAATTCCGATTCCGAGGGAGTTGCGAATACGGAATTTCATCAGGGAGATGCCTGCAAGCTTGATTTTCCTGATGAATATTTTGATGCAGTTACAAGCAATTATGTATATCATAACATTACAGGTGTAAACAAACAGTCGCTATTGCGTGAAACTCTGCGTGTTCTTAAAAAAGGCGGAACCTTTGCCATCCATGATATTATGTCAGAGTCCCGTTATGGAAATATGAGACAGTTTGTAGATGAACTGTATGACGAAGGATATGAAGCTGTCGAGCTGATAGATACAACAAACGGTATGTTTATGACAAAGGGAGAAGCTAAAATACTCGGATTAAGCGGTTCATCACTGCTTGTCGGAAAGAAGTGA
- a CDS encoding MptD family putative ECF transporter S component: MDNKWNKKNALWMVLYVILYVVMTVIVCVLGSVHPFFFVCYQITAGLLVTGVAAKAFDKVRSPGAACCLSLGMILTFLAMQDANMWHCLPVVIIAVLAEVVRLLFQYNSISNMIAAVIMSFSSFGYYGQIWFNRDYTYECAVEEMPAGYAESLMNLSPAWAFPVVIIIGTVLAFVNYNITKKLFKFDLYR; the protein is encoded by the coding sequence ATGGATAATAAATGGAACAAAAAGAACGCTTTATGGATGGTGCTTTATGTTATCCTGTATGTTGTAATGACGGTTATAGTATGCGTACTTGGATCGGTCCATCCGTTTTTCTTTGTTTGCTATCAGATCACTGCGGGATTGCTTGTAACCGGTGTAGCAGCAAAAGCGTTTGATAAAGTCAGATCACCCGGAGCTGCATGCTGTCTGTCACTTGGAATGATCCTGACGTTCCTTGCAATGCAGGATGCGAATATGTGGCATTGTCTTCCTGTAGTTATCATTGCAGTACTTGCAGAAGTTGTACGTCTTCTGTTTCAGTATAATTCGATAAGTAATATGATCGCTGCGGTCATCATGTCTTTCTCTTCTTTCGGATACTACGGACAGATATGGTTTAACCGTGATTATACATATGAATGTGCAGTAGAGGAGATGCCGGCGGGATATGCAGAATCTCTTATGAATCTCAGCCCTGCATGGGCGTTTCCGGTAGTAATTATAATTGGAACAGTATTGGCATTTGTAAATTACAACATAACAAAAAAGCTTTTTAAATTTGATTTATACAGATAG